One region of Bradyrhizobium betae genomic DNA includes:
- a CDS encoding ATP-binding cassette domain-containing protein, with protein sequence MPVSSALSPQITTRFTQPVRTIADIEALEQRQYDSLIPARNLLHLFKATARLHPDRPALTVLTRGSREPDDVTLTHRQLLADIIRAANLFRSHGIGKSGGTAAFLCPILPPLFPALLGAQIAGVASSINYLLNEDAIADLLEAQNATVLVIPAEAADRAIWTKAANVAQRVPSLKTILVIGADGHLPGGFLNFDEARADGQIDTADDDDQRKPERDETDLSGLPRGVGEARRRQEVVDGPAEREANDQALTPEEKKYFFDLVRDLKKRGVSIVFISHALEEALLLADRITVLRDGKHVVTDDAAKFDRAAIIQAMVGRDLSNTLYGARKSTVRSAGARVLTVQNLKMAPMVKNNSLSVFAGQITGVFGLVGAGRTETFKIVSGVLKLDFFHGGEILLHDKPVRYRVPAPAVKAGIAYVTEDRKVEGFFETSSIARNIYLGLLSKFPKGRMILSRRETDAVGKTWIQKLRVRAIGDHGKVVELSGGNQQKVVIAKSLVQEPDLIIFDEPTRGVDVGAIVEIHELINQLADEGKAVVVISSYLPEIMALSDRILVSRQGKVVEEFSALDATEERIMYAAIH encoded by the coding sequence ATGCCCGTGAGCAGCGCCTTGTCGCCGCAAATCACAACGCGGTTCACGCAGCCGGTCAGGACCATCGCCGATATCGAGGCGCTGGAGCAGCGGCAGTACGACTCCCTCATCCCTGCCCGCAATCTCCTGCACCTGTTCAAAGCCACGGCACGCCTGCATCCCGACCGTCCCGCGCTGACGGTGCTGACCAGGGGCTCGCGCGAGCCTGATGACGTGACGCTGACGCATCGTCAGTTGCTTGCGGACATCATTCGCGCTGCCAATCTGTTCAGGTCGCACGGGATCGGCAAGAGCGGCGGAACAGCCGCGTTTCTCTGCCCGATCCTGCCGCCACTGTTTCCGGCTTTGCTAGGTGCCCAGATCGCCGGTGTTGCGAGTTCGATCAACTATCTCCTCAACGAAGACGCGATCGCCGACCTGCTCGAGGCGCAGAACGCGACTGTGCTGGTGATCCCAGCCGAAGCGGCCGATCGCGCGATCTGGACCAAGGCGGCCAACGTCGCGCAGCGCGTCCCATCGCTCAAGACGATCTTGGTGATCGGCGCGGATGGTCACCTGCCCGGAGGGTTTCTGAACTTCGATGAGGCTCGAGCCGACGGACAGATCGATACCGCCGACGATGACGACCAGCGCAAGCCCGAGCGCGATGAAACCGATCTCTCCGGCCTGCCGCGCGGTGTCGGCGAAGCTCGCCGGCGACAGGAAGTTGTCGATGGACCGGCTGAGCGCGAGGCCAACGATCAAGCGCTGACGCCTGAGGAGAAGAAATACTTCTTCGACCTCGTCCGCGATCTCAAGAAGCGCGGCGTGTCCATCGTCTTCATCTCGCACGCCCTGGAAGAGGCCCTGCTGCTGGCCGACCGCATCACGGTGCTGCGTGACGGCAAGCATGTCGTGACCGACGATGCCGCCAAATTCGATCGCGCCGCCATCATTCAAGCGATGGTCGGCCGCGACCTCTCCAACACGCTCTACGGCGCCCGAAAGAGCACCGTGCGGTCGGCCGGCGCGCGCGTGCTCACGGTGCAGAATTTGAAGATGGCGCCGATGGTGAAGAACAATTCGCTGTCAGTGTTTGCAGGCCAGATCACCGGCGTGTTCGGCCTGGTCGGCGCGGGCCGCACCGAGACGTTCAAGATCGTCTCGGGCGTGCTCAAGCTCGACTTCTTCCACGGCGGCGAAATCCTGCTGCACGACAAGCCGGTGCGCTACCGGGTGCCGGCGCCGGCCGTCAAGGCCGGCATCGCCTATGTCACCGAGGATCGCAAGGTCGAAGGCTTCTTCGAGACGTCCTCGATCGCGCGCAACATCTATCTCGGCCTGCTGTCGAAATTTCCCAAGGGACGCATGATCCTGTCGCGGCGGGAAACCGATGCGGTTGGCAAGACCTGGATCCAGAAGCTCAGGGTTCGCGCCATCGGCGACCACGGCAAGGTGGTCGAGCTCTCGGGAGGTAATCAGCAAAAGGTCGTGATCGCAAAATCGCTGGTGCAGGAGCCGGACCTGATCATCTTCGACGAGCCGACGCGCGGCGTCGACGTGGGCGCCATCGTCGAGATCCACGAGTTGATCAACCAGCTCGCCGACGAGGGCAAGGCGGTCGTGGTCATCTCATCCTACCTGCCCGAGATCATGGCTCTCTCCGACCGCATCCTGGTCTCGCGCCAGGGCAAGGTCGTGGAGGAATTCTCCGCGCTGGACGCGACGGAGGAAAGGATCATGTACGCGGCGATCCACTAG
- the rbbA gene encoding ribosome-associated ATPase/putative transporter RbbA, translating into MSSTAAADAPAGPGSVVHLEGVGLSYGKTRALDAITLDLPSGCMVGLIGPDGVGKSSLLALIAGAREIQEGHVHVLGGDMASSRHRRAVCPDIAFMPQGLGKNLYPTLSVFENIDFFGRLFGHGKAERTRRIAGLLRDTGLTPFADRPAAKLSGGMKQKLGLCCALIHDPELLILDEPTTGVDPLSRRQFWELIASIRGGRPGMSVIVSTAYMEEAAQFDFLIAMNAGRVLATGTPASLKSQTGTDTLDDAFIRLLPEADRGSHTGVVIPPRSGDHDEIAIEADHLSRRFNGFVAVDDVSFRISKGEIFGFLGSNGCGKTTTMKMLTGLLPVSEGSARLFGKAIDAGDMSVRRRIGYMSQGFSLYSELTVVQNLDLHARLFELPAETIAARIDEMITRFDLADVADAMPDALPLGLRQRLSLAVAMIHAPDILILDEPTSGVDPVARDRFWQSLAELARKDNVTIFVSTHFMNEAERCDRISLMHAGKVLTSDTPAAIIAAHGAATLEQAFIACLEQAGADAADETSQPEAASPEPAATAAPPRRRSATFNPTRMFAYSRRETLELRRDPIRATLAVLGSVLLLFVLGYGISMDVENLTFAVLDRDDSAISRDYSLQIAGSRYFTEKSPITDYADLDRRMRAGEIGLAIELPPGFGRDVSHGRHVEIGAWVDGANPTRAETLRSYAQAIHATWLAQKGRELYGETAIAGTYQLAMRYRYNPDVRSVVAMAPGIIPLLLIMIPAVLAALAVVREKELGSIVNFYVTPVTRLEFLLGTQLPYVVLAFGNFLLLVAFALAVFGVPFTGSFPAYALAALLYVTATTAMGLVISAFMKSQIAALFGTVLITLIPAIQYSGLIDPVSSLQGAGRLIGLIYPTSHFVTISRGAFSKGLGFATLHNDLLALAVTIPVLLAAGALLLKKQAR; encoded by the coding sequence ATGAGCTCGACTGCCGCAGCCGACGCACCGGCCGGGCCCGGCAGCGTGGTGCATCTGGAAGGCGTGGGCCTGAGCTACGGCAAGACCCGGGCGCTCGACGCCATTACCCTCGACCTGCCGTCCGGCTGCATGGTCGGATTGATCGGCCCTGACGGCGTCGGCAAATCCAGCCTGCTCGCGCTGATCGCCGGCGCGCGCGAGATTCAGGAAGGACATGTCCATGTGCTCGGCGGCGACATGGCGAGCTCGCGCCATCGCCGCGCCGTGTGTCCCGACATCGCCTTTATGCCACAGGGGCTCGGCAAGAACCTGTATCCGACGCTGTCGGTGTTCGAGAACATCGACTTCTTCGGCCGCCTGTTCGGACACGGGAAGGCGGAACGAACGCGGCGGATCGCGGGCCTGTTGCGCGACACGGGACTCACCCCCTTCGCCGACCGCCCGGCGGCCAAGCTCTCCGGCGGCATGAAGCAGAAGCTGGGCCTTTGCTGCGCCCTGATCCACGATCCCGAGCTGCTGATTCTCGACGAGCCGACGACCGGCGTCGATCCGTTGTCGCGGCGCCAGTTCTGGGAGTTGATCGCCTCGATCCGAGGCGGCCGGCCCGGCATGAGCGTGATCGTCTCGACCGCCTATATGGAAGAGGCCGCGCAGTTCGACTTCCTGATCGCGATGAACGCGGGACGCGTGCTGGCGACCGGAACGCCCGCCTCACTCAAGAGCCAGACCGGCACCGACACGCTCGATGACGCCTTCATCCGGCTCTTGCCGGAGGCAGATCGCGGCAGCCATACCGGCGTCGTCATCCCGCCGCGCAGCGGCGACCACGACGAGATTGCGATCGAGGCCGACCACCTGAGCCGGCGGTTCAATGGCTTCGTCGCCGTCGACGATGTGAGCTTCCGCATCAGCAAGGGCGAGATCTTCGGCTTCCTCGGCTCGAACGGATGCGGCAAGACCACGACCATGAAGATGCTCACTGGCCTGTTGCCCGTGAGCGAAGGCAGCGCTCGGCTCTTCGGCAAGGCGATCGATGCCGGCGACATGTCCGTGCGCCGGCGCATCGGCTACATGTCGCAGGGCTTCTCGCTCTATTCGGAGCTCACTGTCGTCCAGAATCTCGATCTGCATGCAAGGCTGTTCGAATTGCCGGCGGAGACTATCGCCGCGCGAATCGACGAGATGATCACGAGGTTCGATCTTGCCGACGTGGCCGATGCCATGCCCGATGCGCTGCCGCTCGGCCTGCGGCAGCGGCTGTCGCTGGCGGTCGCCATGATCCATGCGCCCGACATCCTCATCCTCGACGAGCCGACCTCCGGCGTTGACCCGGTCGCACGCGACCGCTTCTGGCAGAGTCTGGCCGAGCTCGCGCGCAAGGACAACGTCACCATCTTCGTCTCGACCCATTTCATGAACGAAGCCGAGCGCTGCGATCGCATTTCGCTGATGCATGCCGGCAAGGTGCTGACGTCGGACACGCCTGCCGCGATCATCGCCGCGCACGGCGCCGCCACGCTGGAGCAGGCCTTCATCGCCTGCCTGGAACAGGCCGGTGCGGACGCGGCGGATGAAACCAGCCAGCCGGAGGCCGCATCGCCCGAGCCGGCTGCGACGGCCGCGCCTCCGCGCAGGCGCAGCGCGACGTTCAATCCGACCCGCATGTTCGCCTATTCCCGGCGCGAGACGCTGGAGCTGCGCCGCGACCCGATCCGCGCCACGCTCGCGGTCCTCGGCAGCGTGCTGCTCCTGTTCGTGCTCGGCTACGGCATCAGCATGGACGTCGAGAACCTGACCTTCGCCGTGCTCGACCGCGACGACAGCGCGATCAGCCGCGACTACAGCCTCCAGATCGCAGGCTCGCGCTACTTCACCGAAAAATCCCCGATCACGGATTATGCCGATCTCGACCGCCGCATGCGTGCCGGCGAGATTGGCCTCGCCATCGAACTGCCGCCCGGCTTCGGCCGGGACGTCAGTCACGGCCGGCATGTCGAAATCGGCGCCTGGGTCGACGGCGCGAACCCGACCCGCGCCGAGACGCTGCGCTCCTATGCCCAGGCCATCCACGCGACCTGGCTCGCGCAAAAGGGCCGCGAGCTTTATGGCGAGACGGCGATCGCCGGCACCTATCAGCTCGCGATGCGCTATCGCTACAATCCGGACGTGCGAAGCGTCGTCGCGATGGCGCCCGGCATCATCCCGCTGCTCCTGATCATGATCCCCGCTGTGCTCGCGGCGCTTGCGGTGGTGCGCGAGAAGGAGCTCGGCTCGATCGTCAATTTCTACGTCACGCCGGTGACGCGGCTGGAGTTCTTGCTCGGCACGCAGCTGCCTTACGTCGTGCTGGCATTCGGAAACTTCCTCCTCCTCGTCGCCTTCGCGCTCGCCGTCTTCGGCGTGCCCTTCACAGGCAGCTTTCCGGCCTACGCGCTCGCCGCGCTGCTCTACGTCACGGCAACGACCGCCATGGGGCTGGTGATCTCGGCCTTCATGAAGAGCCAGATCGCCGCACTGTTCGGCACCGTGCTGATCACACTGATTCCGGCGATCCAATATTCCGGCCTGATCGATCCGGTCTCCTCACTGCAGGGAGCGGGCAGGCTGATCGGGCTCATCTACCCGACCAGCCATTTCGTGACCATCTCGCGCGGCGCGTTCTCGAAGGGTCTCGGCTTCGCAACGCTTCACAACGACCTGCTTGCGCTCGCCGTCACGATCCCGGTGCTGCTCGCCGCCGGCGCGCTGCTCCTGAAAAAACAGGCCCGCTGA
- a CDS encoding helix-turn-helix domain-containing protein, with product MNLVFSTDDLEPAKRYAAWQGAICDVYVHVDVNAEERSDYHGFIREARFGAVTMTDVLLSEQRISRRERHIAKLDKDCYYVEFVQQGRVNVLQAGQTLLSNPGMGAIFSASEAYDLECIGKVRSLYLEIPRKEFSARLSDGRLPVVTTMATGRGLGRIAAEFCATLAAEGASLDEAARTRLGAELMDVLALALDMGERDEFSEDASAQQARLRSVKAWIEAHLTDADLSLEQIAKSNGVSLRHLHYLFRLTDVSASEWLLDRRLQRCYDLLTRPELRSLSITEVAYQLGFSSSSYFSTAFRRKFGHSPSDLRRR from the coding sequence ATGAACCTGGTATTTTCGACGGACGATCTGGAGCCAGCCAAACGCTACGCTGCGTGGCAAGGCGCGATCTGCGATGTCTACGTCCATGTCGACGTGAATGCCGAGGAGCGGTCCGACTATCACGGCTTCATTCGCGAGGCCCGGTTCGGCGCCGTCACGATGACGGATGTCCTGCTGTCGGAGCAGCGCATCTCGCGCCGCGAGCGCCACATCGCAAAACTCGACAAGGATTGCTACTACGTCGAATTCGTCCAGCAGGGCCGGGTCAACGTGCTGCAGGCGGGCCAGACCTTGCTGTCGAATCCCGGCATGGGGGCGATCTTTTCGGCCTCCGAGGCCTACGATCTCGAATGTATCGGCAAAGTGCGATCGCTGTATCTCGAGATCCCGCGCAAGGAGTTTTCCGCGCGCCTCAGTGACGGGCGCCTGCCTGTCGTCACGACGATGGCGACGGGCCGCGGCCTTGGGCGGATCGCCGCCGAGTTCTGCGCGACGCTCGCCGCGGAAGGTGCGTCGCTGGACGAGGCCGCGAGGACGCGGCTCGGCGCCGAGCTGATGGACGTGCTGGCGCTCGCGCTCGACATGGGCGAGCGGGACGAATTCTCGGAAGATGCGAGCGCGCAGCAGGCGCGCCTGCGCTCGGTCAAGGCCTGGATCGAGGCGCATCTCACCGACGCGGATTTGTCGCTGGAGCAGATCGCGAAGAGCAACGGCGTCTCGCTCAGGCATCTGCACTATCTGTTCCGGCTCACCGATGTGTCGGCGTCCGAATGGCTCCTGGATCGCCGGCTGCAGCGCTGTTACGACCTGCTGACCCGCCCGGAGCTGCGGTCGCTGTCGATCACTGAAGTCGCCTATCAACTGGGCTTCAGCAGCTCGTCGTATTTCAGCACGGCGTTCCGCAGGAAGTTCGGCCACAGCCCGTCCGACTTGCGGCGGCGCTAG
- a CDS encoding zinc-dependent alcohol dehydrogenase family protein: MRAWQVARDWSIEGMELADLPEPAPGPGQVTVRMKAASLNYRDLLTIQGKGGVTRLPLIPFSDGAGEVIALGEGVTRVAVGDRVCPMFFQSWIDGKVSATSRRYALGGTRPGVLQEVMLLDAEGVSRIPSHLSFQEAATLPCAGLTAWRALFEEANVRPGDTVLVQGTGGVSIFALQFAKLAGASVIVTSSSDAKLERARALGADHTINYRSVPEWGKAASEWTGGGVDHVVEVGGKDTFSQSLEAARVGGNILVIGVLSGFSQQIAIPTLFSKNLHVTGLSVGSRRMFEGMTAAVGRNAMRPVIDRVFGFDAVPDALRLMQQGGHFGKIVVEFP, from the coding sequence ATGAGAGCCTGGCAGGTCGCGCGCGACTGGTCGATCGAGGGGATGGAGCTGGCCGACCTGCCGGAGCCCGCCCCCGGTCCGGGCCAGGTTACCGTGCGGATGAAGGCGGCGTCGCTGAACTACCGCGATCTGCTCACGATTCAGGGCAAGGGCGGTGTCACTCGGTTGCCGCTGATCCCGTTCTCGGATGGCGCGGGCGAGGTGATCGCGCTCGGCGAGGGCGTCACCCGAGTCGCGGTCGGTGACCGAGTCTGTCCGATGTTCTTCCAGTCCTGGATCGACGGGAAGGTGTCGGCGACCAGCCGCCGCTATGCGCTCGGCGGCACGCGGCCGGGTGTGCTGCAGGAGGTGATGCTGCTCGACGCCGAGGGCGTCAGCCGCATTCCGTCGCATCTCTCGTTCCAGGAGGCTGCGACGCTGCCCTGCGCCGGGCTCACGGCATGGCGCGCCTTGTTCGAGGAGGCCAACGTGCGGCCCGGCGATACCGTGCTGGTGCAGGGCACCGGCGGGGTGTCGATCTTCGCGCTGCAGTTCGCAAAGCTCGCCGGCGCGAGCGTGATCGTGACGTCGTCGAGTGACGCGAAGCTCGAACGCGCGCGTGCGCTCGGCGCCGACCACACCATCAACTATCGTTCGGTGCCGGAATGGGGCAAGGCGGCTTCGGAGTGGACCGGCGGCGGCGTCGACCATGTCGTCGAGGTCGGCGGCAAGGACACCTTCTCGCAATCGCTCGAGGCCGCGCGGGTCGGTGGCAACATCCTGGTGATCGGCGTGCTCTCCGGCTTCTCGCAGCAGATCGCGATCCCCACCCTGTTTTCCAAGAACCTGCACGTCACCGGCCTGTCGGTCGGCAGCCGCCGCATGTTCGAGGGGATGACAGCAGCGGTCGGCCGCAACGCCATGAGGCCGGTGATCGACCGCGTGTTCGGCTTCGACGCAGTGCCCGATGCGCTCCGGCTGATGCAGCAGGGCGGGCACTTCGGCAAGATCGTGGTGGAGTTTCCGTAG
- a CDS encoding acyl-CoA synthetase encodes MPNDTAATISKAREHSIGDLLRRSAGREPNKLAVSCGHVSWTFAEMDAICNRLGRGLLGLGVGKGDRVAVLSRNSHAFAALRFALARIGAVLVPINFMLNPDEINFILKSSGAKLLATGPDFVEPAKAASARDCAVEKMIWLPGEEPAAPPAGLTTFDDLLDPDGSFLEASVDSRDLAQIVYTSGTESLPKGAMLTHEAVMWQYVSCVIDGGMSVDDKFLHALPLYHCAQLDVFLGPQIYLGASGVITGKPTADNVLALIQAHKITSFFAPPTIWIAMLRSPSFDKTDLSTLQKGYYGASIMPVEVLLELQRRLPNVKFWNFYGQTEIAPLATVLRPEDQLRKAGSAGKPVLNVETRVVNTAMEDVKVGEVGEIVHRSPHLLSGYYNDPVKTAAAFTGGWFHSGDLATVDDEGHITVVDRVKDMIKTGGENVASREVEEMVYRIPGVSEVAVVGLPDPRWIEAVTAIVVVKTGEKLDEESVIKHCAGQMAHFKVPKRVIFVDALPKNPSGKLLKRELRQRFVGGETLDKAVQKSFGT; translated from the coding sequence ATGCCGAACGATACCGCAGCCACCATCTCGAAAGCGCGCGAGCACTCCATCGGCGATCTCCTGCGCCGCTCGGCAGGCCGCGAGCCGAACAAGCTTGCGGTGAGCTGCGGCCATGTGAGCTGGACCTTTGCCGAGATGGATGCGATCTGCAACCGGCTCGGCCGCGGCCTGCTCGGCCTCGGCGTCGGGAAGGGTGATCGCGTCGCCGTGCTCTCGCGCAATTCGCATGCCTTCGCGGCGCTGCGTTTCGCGCTGGCGCGGATCGGCGCGGTGCTGGTGCCGATCAACTTCATGCTCAATCCGGACGAGATCAATTTCATCCTCAAGAGCTCCGGTGCAAAGCTGCTCGCGACCGGCCCCGATTTCGTCGAGCCCGCGAAGGCCGCAAGCGCCAGGGATTGCGCGGTCGAGAAGATGATCTGGCTGCCGGGCGAAGAACCCGCGGCGCCGCCGGCGGGACTGACCACCTTCGACGATCTCCTCGACCCCGATGGCTCGTTCCTGGAAGCGTCCGTCGACAGCCGCGACCTCGCGCAGATCGTCTACACCAGCGGCACGGAGTCGCTGCCCAAGGGCGCGATGCTGACCCATGAAGCGGTGATGTGGCAATATGTCAGCTGCGTCATCGATGGCGGCATGAGCGTGGACGACAAGTTCCTGCACGCGCTGCCGCTCTATCATTGCGCCCAGCTCGACGTCTTCCTGGGGCCACAGATTTATCTTGGCGCCTCCGGCGTCATCACCGGCAAGCCGACCGCCGACAACGTCCTGGCGCTGATCCAGGCGCACAAGATCACCTCGTTCTTCGCGCCGCCGACAATCTGGATCGCGATGCTCCGCTCGCCGTCTTTCGACAAGACCGATCTGTCGACGCTGCAGAAGGGCTATTACGGCGCCTCGATCATGCCGGTGGAAGTGTTGCTCGAGTTGCAGCGCCGCCTGCCCAACGTCAAATTCTGGAACTTCTACGGCCAGACCGAGATCGCGCCGCTCGCGACCGTGCTGCGCCCGGAGGACCAGCTGCGCAAGGCCGGCTCGGCCGGCAAGCCCGTGCTCAATGTCGAGACGCGCGTGGTCAACACGGCGATGGAAGATGTGAAGGTCGGGGAAGTCGGCGAGATCGTGCATCGCTCGCCGCATCTCCTGTCCGGTTACTACAATGACCCGGTGAAGACCGCGGCCGCCTTCACCGGCGGCTGGTTTCACTCCGGCGATCTCGCCACCGTCGACGACGAGGGCCACATCACCGTGGTCGACCGCGTCAAGGACATGATCAAGACCGGCGGCGAGAATGTCGCCAGCCGCGAGGTCGAGGAGATGGTCTATCGCATCCCCGGGGTTTCCGAGGTTGCCGTCGTTGGCCTGCCCGATCCGCGCTGGATCGAGGCGGTGACCGCGATCGTCGTGGTCAAGACCGGCGAGAAGCTCGACGAAGAGTCCGTCATCAAGCATTGCGCCGGCCAGATGGCGCATTTCAAGGTGCCCAAGCGCGTGATCTTCGTCGATGCCTTGCCGAAGAATCCGAGCGGCAAGCTGCTCAAGCGCGAGCTGCGCCAGCGCTTCGTCGGCGGCGAGACGCTCGACAAGGCGGTCCAGAAGAGCTTCGGCACCTGA
- a CDS encoding HlyD family secretion protein, whose product MNFTPGRIAAAIAILVAGGGYYYWLHRDSNPLPAGFARGNGRIEAVEIDIATKTPGRIREILVNEGDFVKAGQVLARMDTDQLQAQRRQAEAQLQRASINVETAKSLVNQREAERRAAEAVVDQRIAQLDSASRKLDRSEQLIRTNAVSQQVLDDDRSANATAKAALAAAQAQVAASEAAISSSRAMVIDAGASVDATKAAIESINADLNDSVLKAPREGRVQYRVSQPGEVLAAGGRVLNMVDLGDVYMTFFLPTAAAGRVAIGSEVRLVLDAIPQYVIPAKATFVADVAQFTPKTVETEEERQKLMFRIKAHIAPELLRQHVEHVKTGLPGMAYVQLDPAAPWPDNLKIKLTR is encoded by the coding sequence ATGAACTTCACACCGGGTCGCATCGCCGCGGCGATCGCCATCCTCGTCGCGGGCGGCGGCTATTACTACTGGCTGCACCGCGATTCCAACCCGCTGCCGGCAGGCTTCGCCCGCGGCAACGGCCGCATTGAAGCGGTCGAGATCGATATCGCTACCAAGACACCCGGCCGGATTCGCGAGATCCTGGTCAACGAAGGCGATTTCGTGAAAGCCGGCCAGGTTCTGGCGCGGATGGACACCGATCAATTGCAGGCGCAGCGCCGCCAGGCCGAAGCGCAACTCCAGCGCGCTTCGATCAATGTCGAGACCGCAAAGAGCCTGGTGAACCAGCGCGAGGCCGAGCGCAGGGCTGCCGAGGCCGTGGTTGATCAGCGCATCGCGCAGCTCGACAGCGCGAGCCGCAAGCTGGATCGTTCCGAGCAGTTGATCAGGACGAACGCGGTGTCGCAGCAGGTGCTGGACGACGACCGCTCGGCCAATGCCACGGCGAAGGCGGCGCTTGCCGCTGCCCAGGCGCAGGTCGCCGCATCCGAGGCCGCGATCAGCTCCTCCCGCGCCATGGTGATCGATGCCGGCGCCTCGGTCGACGCCACCAAGGCTGCGATCGAAAGCATCAACGCCGACCTCAACGACAGCGTACTGAAGGCGCCGCGCGAAGGCCGGGTGCAATATCGGGTGTCGCAGCCGGGCGAGGTGCTCGCGGCCGGCGGCCGCGTCCTCAACATGGTCGATCTCGGCGACGTCTACATGACGTTCTTCCTGCCGACGGCCGCTGCCGGCCGCGTTGCGATCGGATCCGAGGTCCGCCTCGTGCTCGACGCTATTCCGCAATATGTGATCCCGGCCAAGGCCACCTTCGTCGCCGACGTCGCGCAATTCACGCCCAAGACCGTCGAGACCGAGGAGGAGCGCCAGAAGCTGATGTTCCGCATCAAGGCGCATATCGCGCCGGAGCTGCTGCGCCAGCACGTCGAGCACGTGAAGACCGGCCTGCCCGGCATGGCCTATGTGCAACTCGATCCGGCCGCGCCATGGCCCGACAATCTCAAGATCAAGCTGACCCGATGA
- a CDS encoding ABC transporter substrate-binding protein yields MYRIARAAFAAGLLAGFAIDPALAQQTPLKIGVLSDFSSVYSDIGGQGNVEATKMAIEDFGGQMFGKPIDMVSADVLNKPDVASTIARKWWETEGVDMIIDLPTSATALAVMELSKQYEKIMIVTDAASSDITGKSCSPYTAHWTYDTYSNAHTVGSAIVKNGGDTWFFLTADYVFGHSIERDTGDVVRAAGGKVLGSVKHPLNTADFSSFLLQAQASKAKIIGLANGGGDTINAIKQAGEFGIVAGGQNLAAIVMFISDVHSLGLKLAQGLIITEAYYWDLNDKTRAFGKRFMERVKRMPTMNQAATYSATLHYLKAVQAAGTKDTKTVMAKMRELPVKDAFTDNGILREDGRMVHSMFLFQVKKPEESKGPWDYYKLLAEVPADQAFRPLKDGGCPLVK; encoded by the coding sequence ATGTATCGAATTGCGCGCGCCGCTTTTGCGGCCGGACTGCTTGCCGGGTTCGCCATCGACCCGGCTCTGGCTCAGCAGACGCCGCTGAAGATCGGCGTGCTCTCCGACTTCTCCTCGGTCTATTCCGACATCGGCGGCCAGGGGAATGTCGAGGCCACCAAGATGGCGATCGAGGATTTCGGCGGGCAGATGTTCGGCAAGCCGATCGACATGGTCTCTGCCGACGTGCTGAACAAGCCCGACGTCGCCTCGACCATTGCCCGCAAATGGTGGGAGACCGAAGGCGTCGACATGATCATCGACCTGCCGACTTCCGCCACCGCGCTCGCGGTGATGGAGCTGTCGAAGCAGTATGAGAAGATCATGATCGTGACCGATGCGGCGAGCTCCGACATCACCGGAAAGTCGTGCTCGCCCTACACCGCACACTGGACCTACGACACCTATTCCAACGCCCACACCGTCGGCAGCGCCATCGTCAAGAACGGCGGCGACACATGGTTCTTCCTCACGGCGGACTATGTGTTCGGCCATTCGATCGAGCGCGACACCGGCGACGTGGTGAGGGCGGCCGGCGGCAAGGTGCTCGGCAGCGTCAAGCACCCGCTCAACACGGCCGATTTCTCGTCCTTCCTGCTGCAAGCCCAGGCCTCCAAGGCCAAGATCATCGGGCTTGCCAATGGCGGCGGCGACACCATCAACGCGATCAAGCAGGCCGGCGAGTTCGGTATCGTCGCCGGCGGCCAGAACCTGGCGGCGATCGTGATGTTCATCTCCGACGTGCACAGCCTGGGGCTGAAGCTGGCGCAGGGCCTGATCATCACGGAGGCCTATTACTGGGACCTCAACGACAAGACCCGCGCCTTCGGCAAGCGTTTCATGGAGCGCGTGAAGCGCATGCCGACGATGAACCAGGCCGCCACCTACAGCGCGACGCTGCATTACCTCAAGGCCGTGCAGGCCGCCGGCACCAAGGACACCAAGACGGTGATGGCAAAGATGCGCGAGCTGCCGGTGAAGGATGCATTCACCGACAACGGCATCCTGCGAGAGGACGGACGCATGGTGCACAGCATGTTCCTGTTCCAGGTGAAGAAGCCCGAGGAGTCGAAGGGCCCGTGGGACTATTACAAGCTGCTTGCCGAAGTCCCCGCCGACCAGGCCTTCCGGCCGCTGAAGGACGGCGGCTGTCCGCTGGTGAAGTAA